CGCGCCGGCTTCCGCGCCCGCACGAAGGCGCTCATGACCTTCCCTTCCACGGCGGGAATCAGCGACTCGGCGTCCAACCCGGCCGACTCGATCAGGGCGCGGGCGTCTGCGGCGGTGTAGACGCGCGTGGGCTCGATGCCGATGTCGCGGAAGCCGGCACGCGCGAGAAGCGCCGCGTAGTCTCCCTCCTCGAGCGCCCCGGACACACACCCCGTGAAGAGCGCAACGCTGCGTTGCACCTCGCTCGGGAGCTCGCCGCGCAGCACCACATCCGACACCGCGAGGCGCCCCCCCGGCCTGAGGACGCGAAACGCCTCGCGCATTACCTGCGGCTTGTCGGCCGAGAGGTTGATGACGCAGTTGGAGATGATGACGTCGACGCTGGCGTCGGGGAGTGGAATGTGCTCGATCTCTCCCTTGAGGAACTCGACGTTGTTCGCGCCGGCCTTGGCCTGGTTGTCGCGCGCGAGGGCGAGCATGTCGTCGGTCATGTCGAGGCCGTACGCCTTGCCGCCGGGGCCTACCCGACGCGCCGAGAGAAGGACGTCGATCCCGCCCCCCGAGCCCAGGTCGAGGACCACCTCGCCAGGCGACAGCTCGGCGAGCGCGGTGGGGTTGCCGCAACCTAACGACGCGAGGAGCGCCGTCGCGGGAATCCCCTCCACCTCACCT
This genomic stretch from Gemmatimonadaceae bacterium harbors:
- a CDS encoding arsenite methyltransferase, producing MSDHDEACCAPGCCSDQQVQTTTIAGRAKQVQGSAVSAARAAVVSSGAAAELSPSSAPVPHAPAGGEALRATVREKYAQAARRAVEGNAPSCGCGTSCCGGDGEVWDPITTDLYEAGEVEGIPATALLASLGCGNPTALAELSPGEVVLDLGSGGGIDVLLSARRVGPGGKAYGLDMTDDMLALARDNQAKAGANNVEFLKGEIEHIPLPDASVDVIISNCVINLSADKPQVMREAFRVLRPGGRLAVSDVVLRGELPSEVQRSVALFTGCVSGALEEGDYAALLARAGFRDIGIEPTRVYTAADARALIESAGLDAESLIPAVEGKVMSAFVRARKPAR